A genomic stretch from Candidatus Cloacimonas sp. includes:
- the xerA gene encoding site-specific tyrosine recombinase/integron integrase, with the protein MENYITQFCNYLALEGKSPRTVSAYKLDLEQFLAFVQRYFENEEVDIKGITVLNIRDFLRYLNEKPDCNRSLARKSAALNAFFKFCKRNGIINTNPMEKIKRPKYEVPLPKCFSEEEVRTLLSIPDSDSPFGIRNKAILETLYASGLRISELAGIRLQDIDLKRGLVRITGKGNKQRIVPLGSYAIEAIENYLKVRPHFMHEHNSDILFLTKSGRAFDNKQLDIILKRYFELVAKAKGYSPHSLRHSFATHLLSRGADLRSIQELLGHSLLSTTETYTHISLEDIKEAYQKGHPRNKDNGDL; encoded by the coding sequence ATGGAAAATTATATAACTCAATTTTGTAATTATCTGGCTTTGGAAGGGAAATCCCCCAGAACGGTCAGTGCCTACAAACTGGATTTGGAACAGTTCTTGGCTTTTGTGCAACGCTATTTTGAAAATGAGGAAGTGGATATCAAGGGGATAACCGTTCTTAATATTCGAGATTTTTTACGCTATCTGAATGAAAAACCCGATTGCAACCGTTCTCTGGCAAGAAAAAGCGCCGCTCTTAATGCCTTTTTTAAATTCTGTAAAAGAAACGGAATCATAAACACCAATCCAATGGAAAAAATAAAACGCCCCAAATATGAAGTTCCACTGCCCAAATGTTTCAGCGAAGAAGAAGTAAGAACTTTGCTTTCCATTCCGGATAGCGACAGCCCTTTTGGCATTAGAAATAAGGCAATTTTGGAAACACTGTATGCTTCCGGATTGCGAATTTCCGAATTAGCCGGCATCCGTTTACAGGACATTGATTTGAAAAGAGGGTTAGTAAGAATCACCGGAAAGGGAAATAAACAGCGCATCGTCCCTCTTGGCTCGTATGCCATTGAGGCGATTGAAAATTATTTAAAAGTCCGTCCCCATTTTATGCACGAGCACAATTCTGACATACTTTTTTTAACCAAAAGCGGCAGAGCATTTGACAATAAACAGCTGGATATTATTCTTAAACGCTATTTTGAACTGGTTGCCAAAGCTAAGGGCTATTCACCTCATTCTTTAAGACATAGTTTTGCTACTCATCTTCTGTCGCGTGGGGCAGATTTACGCTCCATTCAAGAACTTTTAGGCCATTCATTGCTCTCCACCACCGAGACCTATACCCATATTTCTTTGGAAGATATTAAGGAAGCATACCAAAAAGGACACCCAAGAAATAAGGACAATGGCGATTTATAA